GCAAATCAGATTGTCATTTTTGATCGCTATATCTCTTCCAATATCGCGCATCAGGGAGCAAAACTTTCTGGAGACGAGCGTGCTGAATTTATTCAGTGGATCGAACAAATTGAATATGAAATTTACAACATGCCTCGGCTGGATCTGACAGTTCTGCTAGATTTGCCTGCTGACCATGCTCAAAAACTGGTCGCAGAAAAACAGGCACGCTCCTATACCGATAAAGTAGCCGACCTGCAGGAAGCCGACCAGTCCTACCTAGCCAATGTCAGACAGGTCTATCAGCAACTGGCTGATCAAAATCAGCATTGGCAAAAAATTGATAGTCTGCAGGAAGGCCAACTCCGGTCCATCGAAGAGATCGGGAACGAAATCTGGTCTCATGTTGCCAGCTTAGTCTGAAGCAGCGTCACACATTCAGACCTTTGTCCAGCGACTATTTGAACACAAACAGATGCTGGTTCAATCTTAATGGAAGCTGAATAGAAAATACACTTGACCCTCTACTGGAAGAGCCTGTCTAATATCAATGTTCTTTGATCTTTGGAAGGGAGACAGGAATAGTGAAACGCGCTCCAAGCCAACTCACATTACGGGAAATGTTCTCCGACACGGAGCGACTTGCCTCGGAATTGATTGAGCATCTGGAATTAGGATTTATCCCCACGAACGAACAATTAATCCGCCTGGTCCGTGAGGTACCTGAAGGGGTTGAGAAACGACGTGTGGAAGATATCAGCGTGCGCAATCAGGTTGCTGAGTTACTGAAATGCGATCAATTTACGCAAGAGGTTTTCGAGAAACTGGATGCCTACCTGAAAGCCATTGACCAATCCATCAACAAAATTATTGATGGTGAATAAT
This genomic interval from Gimesia alba contains the following:
- a CDS encoding nucleoside/nucleotide kinase family protein, with translation MAVLIAIEGIDGSGKGTQASRLHARCEAEGITSSLIGFPRYDQTLFGKSIGDFLNGRFGALDEVHPFLASLLYAGDRFESRDHILEMIEANQIVIFDRYISSNIAHQGAKLSGDERAEFIQWIEQIEYEIYNMPRLDLTVLLDLPADHAQKLVAEKQARSYTDKVADLQEADQSYLANVRQVYQQLADQNQHWQKIDSLQEGQLRSIEEIGNEIWSHVASLV